AAGGTCCAGGTCCCGCCGTCGGCGGAGGCGTGGAAGGCGTAGGCGCCGCCGGTGCGGCTGAGGCGGAGCCAGCAGGCGCCCTCCTCCACCACGAAGGCGTTGGCGTCGTCGGAGTGGCCCCGGGTGACGACGCTGCACACGGTCGCCAGGCCTGCGGAGTGCTCCAGGCAGAGCTTGGCCCAGTCGCGGTCGCCGACCTGGAGATACAGCGCCCCGGCGTCGCCCGCGGCGGCCAGACCGGGGCGGACGCGGGTGAGCAGCCGGAAGTCGCCGTCCCCTGCCGGGCCGAGCAGGCGCGGCGCGTCGGTCGCCGAGTCCAGCGCCGCACCGGACGGCGGTACGAAAAGATCCTGGCCGGGGCCCGCGCGGCCGGTCAGGGTGCCGTCTGCGTGGGTCCAGCGACCGTCGGGGCCCGAGGGGGCCAGAGGGAAGGGGAGTTCGTCCAGGTGGAGGGTCATGGTCGGAGTCCGTCCGGGTGCGGGGTCATGCGGGTCATCCGTTCGGGTGCGGGGGCATGCGGGTCGTGCGTTCGGGTGCGGGGGCATGCGGGTCGTGCGTTCAAGCGCAGGGGCTCATGCGGGGCGGCCGTCCACGCGCGGGCTCACGCGGGGCGGTCGTCCACGCGGCGGGGCAGGCTCAGCGGGTTGGCCTCGCGGAGTTCCGGTGGGAGGAGCGGTTCGGGGGTGTTCTGGTACGTCACCGGGCGCAGCCAGCGTTCGATGGCCGTCGTCCCGACCGAGGTGGAGGGGGAGGTGGTGGCCGGGTACGGGCCGCCATGGTGCTGGGCCGGGGCGACGGCGACGCCGGTCGGCCAGCCGTTGACCAGGACGCGCCCGGCGAGCGGGGTGAGGGCGGTGAGGAGCCCGGCCGCCGCCGGGTCGTCGCCCTCCGTCGTGGTCTGGAGGGTGGCGGTGAGGTTGCCGGGGAGCCGGGCGAGTACGGCGGCGACCTCGTCCTCGGAGCCGTAGCGCGCGATCACGGTGACCGGGCCGAAGCACTCCTCCAGGAGCGTGTCGTGCGGGCCTTCGGCGGTGAGACGGGCGGCCGGGACGGTCAGGAATCCGGCGGAGACGGTGTGCTCCCCGGCGGCGCCGGGGGTGACGGGGGTCTCGACGTCGGGGAGTTGGGCCCGTTCGCGTACGCCTGCGAGGAACGCGTCCCGCATCCGGCGGTCCAGCATCACGCCGGAGCCGGTGGAGCTGACCGTCTCGGTAAGGGCTTTGACCAGCTGATCCCCCGTGTCGCCGGCCGGGGCGAGGACGAAGCCGGGCTTGGTGCAGAACTGGCCGACGCCCAGGGCCATGGAGCCGCCGAGACCCGCGCCGATCTCCGCCGCACGCTCGGCGGCGGCCGCCTCGGTGACCACGACCGGGTTGAGCGAGCCGAGTTCGCCGTGGAAGGGGATGGGCGTGGGGCGGGCGGCCGCCGCGTCGAACAGGGCGCGGCCGCCGCGTACCGAACCGGTGAAGCCCGCCGCGCTCACCAGCGGGTGGCGGATCAGTTCGACGCCCGCGTCGAAACCGTGGACCAGGGTCACCACGTCCTCCGGCAACCCGGTGCGGGCTGCGGCGCGGCGGAGCACCGAGGCGCAGAGCTCGGAGGTGGCCGGGTGGCCGGGGTGTGCCTTGACGACGACCGGGCAGCCCGCCGCCAGGGCACTGGCGGTGTCGCCGCCGGGGACGGAGAAGGCGAGCGGGAAGTTGCTCGCCGCGTAGACGGCGACGACCCCGAGCGGGATCTTCCAGCGGCGCAGGTCGGGCCAGGGCGGGGTGCGGGAGTCGTCCTCGTGGTCGATGCGGATGCCGAGGTAGGCGCCCTCGTCGACGACCTCCGCGAAGGCCCTCAACTGAGCTGCGGTACGCGCGAGTTCACCGGTGAGCCGGGCCGGGCCGAGCGCGGTCTCCGCGTCGGCGGCCTCGATGATGTGCGCGCCCGACCCCTCCAGCAGCTCGGCCGCCGTACGCAGGAACGCGGCGCGTGGCGTGCGGTCGGCCAGGGCGCCGCGTACGGCGTGGGCCGCCCGGACCGTACGGTCGACCTCCTCGGTGGTGGCCTCCACCGCGACCTGTTCGCGCGGGTTCCCGCTTCGGGGGTCGACACTCCAGACTGGTGCTGCGCTCACCG
This DNA window, taken from Streptomyces griseus subsp. griseus, encodes the following:
- a CDS encoding DUF1349 domain-containing protein, with the protein product MTLHLDELPFPLAPSGPDGRWTHADGTLTGRAGPGQDLFVPPSGAALDSATDAPRLLGPAGDGDFRLLTRVRPGLAAAGDAGALYLQVGDRDWAKLCLEHSAGLATVCSVVTRGHSDDANAFVVEEGACWLRLSRTGGAYAFHASADGGTWTFVRVFTLGTDEERAAARIGFLVQSPTGEGCGAVFDRITFLAGGVENLRDGR
- a CDS encoding aldehyde dehydrogenase (NADP(+)), whose protein sequence is MSAAPVWSVDPRSGNPREQVAVEATTEEVDRTVRAAHAVRGALADRTPRAAFLRTAAELLEGSGAHIIEAADAETALGPARLTGELARTAAQLRAFAEVVDEGAYLGIRIDHEDDSRTPPWPDLRRWKIPLGVVAVYAASNFPLAFSVPGGDTASALAAGCPVVVKAHPGHPATSELCASVLRRAAARTGLPEDVVTLVHGFDAGVELIRHPLVSAAGFTGSVRGGRALFDAAAARPTPIPFHGELGSLNPVVVTEAAAAERAAEIGAGLGGSMALGVGQFCTKPGFVLAPAGDTGDQLVKALTETVSSTGSGVMLDRRMRDAFLAGVRERAQLPDVETPVTPGAAGEHTVSAGFLTVPAARLTAEGPHDTLLEECFGPVTVIARYGSEDEVAAVLARLPGNLTATLQTTTEGDDPAAAGLLTALTPLAGRVLVNGWPTGVAVAPAQHHGGPYPATTSPSTSVGTTAIERWLRPVTYQNTPEPLLPPELREANPLSLPRRVDDRPA